One Gossypium hirsutum isolate 1008001.06 chromosome A11, Gossypium_hirsutum_v2.1, whole genome shotgun sequence genomic window carries:
- the LOC107898158 gene encoding histone-lysine N-methyltransferase CLF isoform X5, with the protein MAAKSSPSASADRSGSPKDSSMTTDEKNPTVKEVLLIIDSLKIQLTADRSVFVKKRLEENRQKLGGITYHLYKLSNERRSSWISDTDSALDLLTKRQKDALGMQNGIDASNGDKDRYNCQESSTAVLMGSSIPVKNAVCPIKLAEVKKLPPYTTWIFLDRNQRMTEDQSVVGRRRIYYDQNGGEALICSDSEEEVIEEDEEKRDFVESEDFIVRMTIKQVGLSDPVLESLAQCLSRSPCEVKGRYETLMKEEKDAGASKNGDVEVENWNSFLEKDLEAALDSFDNLFCRRCLVFDCRLHGCSQDLIFPQADKQTPWNHPDEENVPCGLHCYRTVLKLERNGTVSSSIDPEEKLNSSSDGVGARTSSHKKSSGSSARRKVKSCQSENASSNAKNLSESSDSDIGPRHEDTSPIPQLSPSKNKIAGKSGILKRNSKRVAERVLICMRKRQKKIAASASGSGVSGGVAPIDIKLQSDVQNENEDVMSSSQNVKPPNTGRSRRKEWSLGVQGEFSEVPSSEMINGLAQAISNGVLRKEEFLDENLCEQAPNDDKSWKAIEKGLFEKGVEIFGNNSCLIARNLLNGLKTCWEVFQYMTCSGNKLACHAADGVMSLLDGYSKFDLNGSVGNNEVRRRSRFLRRRGRVRRLKYTWKSAAYHSIRKRITERKDQPCRQYNPCSCQTACGKQCSCLLNGTCCEKYCGCPKSCKNRFRGCHCAKSQCRSRQCPCFAADRECDPDVCRNCWVSCGDGTGTLGVPPQRGDNYECRNMKLLLKQQQRVLLGRSDVSGWGAFLKCWQA; encoded by the exons ATGGCGGCGAAATCTTCGCCCTCTGCTTCGGCGGATAGATCGGGATCTCCTAAGGACTCCTCG ATGACAACTGATGAAAAAAATCCCACTGTTAAGGAGGTTTTATTGATTATTGATTCATTAAAGATACAGCTAACAGCTGACCGATCTGTTTTTGTAAAG AAAAGATTGgaagaaaatagacaaaaattggGTGGTATAACGTACCATCTCTACAAATTGTCAAATGAACGAAGAAGTAGTTGGATTAGTGATACTGATAGTGCTCTGGATTTATTGACAAAGAGGCAAAAAGATGCACTAGGCATGCAAAATGGTATTGATGCAAGTAATGGGGATAAGGATCGTTATAACTGTCAAGAATCTTCTACAGCAGTTCTCATGGGATCTAGTATTCCAGTCAAGAATGCTGTTTGTCCTATTAAGCTTGCAGAAGTCAAAAAGTTGCCACCTTATACCACGTGGATATTTCTAGACAG AAATCAAAGAATGACTGAGGATCAATCAGTGGTGGGTCGAAGGAGAATTTACTATGATCAAAATGGTGGTGAAGCACTTATCTGCAGTGACAGTGAAGAGGAAGTAATtgaggaagatgaagaaaaaagagATTTTGTGGAATCTGAAGACTTTATTGTTCG AATGACTATCAAGCAAGTTGGTTTGTCTGATCCAGTACTGGAATCACTAGCACAATGTTTGTCTAGAAGTCCTTGTGAAGTCAAG GGAAGATATGAAACCCTTATGAAGGAGGAAAAGGATGCTGGGGCCTCTAAGAATGGGGATGTTGAAGTGGAAAATTGGAATTCTTTTCTTGAAAAGGATCTTGAAGCAGCTCTTGATTCTTTCGACAATTTATTTTGTAGGCGATGCCTT GTGTTTGATTGCAGATTACATGGATGTTCTCAGGACCTTATCTTTCCT CAGGCTGACAAACAAACTCCATGGAACCATCCAGATGAAGAGAATGTGCCATGTGGCCTGCATTGCTATCGTACG GTTCTGAAGTTAGAAAGAAATGGAACAGTTAGCTCATCAATAGATCCCGAAGAAAAATTAAACTCTTCATCTGATGGTGTTGGGGCTCGAACATCATCCCATAAGAAATCTTCTGGTTCATCTGCTAGGAGGAAGGTAAAATCCTGCCAAAGTGAAAATGCTTCATCCAATGCTAAAAATCTTTCAGAAAGTAGTGACTCAGATATTGGACCTAGGCATGAAGACACCTCACCTATTCCCCAGTTATCACCTTCCAAGAATAAAATTGCTGGGAAATCTGGAATTCTCAAGAGGAATAGCAAGCGAGTTGCTGAACGTGTTTTGATTTGCATGCGCAAGAGGCAGAAAAAGATTGCAGCTTCTGCTTCTGGTTCTGGTGTGAGTGGAGGTGTTGCACCTATAGACATTAAACTCCAATCTGATgtacaaaatgaaaatgaagatgTTATGTCTTCTTCACAGAACGTGAAACCCCCAAATACAGGACGATCGAGGAGGAAAGAGTGGTCATTAGGAGTCCAAGGAGAATTTTCTGAAGTTCCTTCCAGTGAGATGATTAATGGTTTGGCTCAGGCTATTAGCAATGGTGTCCTGAGAAAAGAAGAGTTTTTGGATGAAAACTTATGCGAACAAGCACCAAATGATGATAAATCTTGGAAGGCTATTGAAAAAGGTCTTTTTGAAAAAGGTGTGGAGATTTTTGGCAATAACAG CTGTTTGATTGCCAGAAATCTTTTAAATGGATTGAAGACATGCTGGGAGGTTTTCCAATACATGACCTGCTCTGGCAATAAACTTGCTTGCCATGCAGCTGATGGTGTTATGTCTCTTCTTGATGGGTATTCCAAGTTTGACCTTAATGGATCCGTG GGAAATAATGAAGTAAGACGGAGATCAAGATTCTTGCGCAGAAGGGGTAGAGTCCGTCGTTTGAAGTATACCTGGAAATCAGCTGCATATCATTCAATCAGGAAAAGGATTACTGAGAGGAAAGATCAGCCATGCCGGCAGTATAATCCTTGTAGTTGTCAAACAGCTTGCGGAAAGCAATGTTCTTGCCTTTTAAATGGGACCTGCTGTGAAAAATATTGCGG ATGCCCTAAGAGTTGCAAGAATCGATTTAGGGGCTGTCATTGTGCTAAAAGTCAATGTCGAAGTCGTCAGTGTCCATGCTTTGCTGCAGACCGGGAATGTGACCCAGATGTTTGTAGAAACTGTTGGGTCAG TTGTGGTGATGGCACTGGTACTCTTGGAGTTCCTCCACAAAGAGGTGACAATTATGAATGCAGAAATATGAAGCTTCTTCTCAAACAACAGCAAAGG GTCTTGCTTGGAAGATCAGATGTTTCTGGATGGGGAGCTTTCTTGAAG TGTTGGCAAGCATGA